One Nicotiana tomentosiformis chromosome 4, ASM39032v3, whole genome shotgun sequence genomic window carries:
- the LOC138909932 gene encoding uncharacterized protein — protein MYQWWRVYEEGSPADAASLSWTQFSQMFLREFVPQTLRNTWHVEFEQMHQGTMSVSEYAVRFSDLSRNAPTLVSTVREGVRSFVEGLSYGIRLSMARELEMDVPFQHVVESTLRLEGMQGQERYDREAKRPLRSGGSTGP, from the coding sequence atgtatcagtggtggcgggtttacgaggagggtagcccagccgatgcagcttcactttcatggactcagttttcacagatgttcttgagagagtttgtacctcagacCCTTCGGAATACATGGCACGTGGAGTTCGAGCAGATGCACCAgggtactatgtcagtgtcagagtatgctgtaaGATTCAGTGATTTATCCAGGAATGCACCAACTTTGGTTTCTACCGTTAGAGAGGGAGTACGTAGTTTCgttgaggggctcagttatggtatCCGATtaagcatggctcgggagttggagatggatgttCCGTTTCAGCATGTGGTAGAGAGCACTCTCAGATTAGAGGGTATGCAAGGTCAGGAGAGATATGACAGGGAGGCTAAGCGGCCTCTTAGATCGGGAGGATCTACTGGTCCCTaa